ACATGTGTTGTTACTTTCGGTCGCCCCATTGTTGAACAATGCTGAGAGTCAACGCCAGCTGACTTCCTTCTAATTAAAATATGACCGAACACTGCAGCTAAAAAATGTTGGGAGGGAcgcaagaaacaaacaaaaattacccAGATTTCAGAATGAGTAAATTTATACTAAATATACATTTATGTACTTTAAtcccaaaattttaattttaactttaataataACATGAGTGTAGCCTACAAAGAGAGTTTTGAATTTGTCTGGCCTTCAAAACATTTCAGAATTAcatactgtaattaaaaaaaaaaaattgtattcgaTGTTTAAGGCTAAagagaaaaaacattttctccAAAACCACTTACCAACCCCTTCCCCATCCTTAGTCTGGTTAACCAGGGTTGTACAGTACTTTCCTAACTTTTAACTAACAGCAGACAATGTGCTGCTTGTATCCGAGGCCTAATTGAGGATAACTTCAGtacattttttctaattaaaaaactTTCATGCAATGGCTGTTACAGCATTAAATCACACCGCATGTCCACCCTCCAATCATCAAATGATCATTTAATAAACAAGCAACATAGTAGAGAAAAAATGTTATGACCAcactctaaaattaaaataaatgccaGTTATTTACATGGTTAATGTTTCACTTGTAATTCATGTAGTTTGCTGTGCCACAGGCTATTATGGGCTGGACCGCACGTGTGATGGTGGGGGTACTGCCCCTACACCCCTGCACAAAGGCTCACTTCAGCATGTGGCACCTCACGATTTCCTTCACTGTTCTATTTACACAGGCTCTTGTGCAAGTTCACTGCACTTATTGTCAAGTAGGTATTACTAGTTTAATAGTTTCTGTATTTTTATAGATTGTaatcaaaatacattttgtaacaaAAAGTATACCATACAGCCTAAGCTATAATATACCCTTTAGGacttaatatattatatttctgGTTAGTCTTAGAATAATAAAAGTGTAAATAGATACAAGTCAACAATTGctgttacttttatttttttaatatttgtatggtatacaaaaatattagaaaaactATAGAAATTCTGACATTTTTATTCCCTTACAGACAGTATGAGAATAATACAAAAccaacaacaaacagcattttaTCTATGTaagcattataataaaaaaaatttcaaatatttccatTGAGTCATGAGACTGAGCTACCTACATTAATTTACTCTTtccaaataaatactttttttaaacaatgcaTAAAGAACTGCACTTACAGGTAAAATATGACTATACTTTTTTATACTGCTATCATCAGCATCCCAGATGTGAAGTTTGAAAAGTATTATCTTATCCCATATCTTGACCGGCCAATAAACATTGCTCTTCCTGATGCCTAGAGTTTCTGTATATGTGCCAACATGCTTAAAAGCAGCGCCACACAACCTAGCAATGGTCGCTGACCTGCTCACACCAGACTTGCCGGTAACAAACACCTTGTATGACACTTCTTCAATACTGTGGGGCAGGCTAGGTCTCTCCAGTATTCCTACAacaaaacagtaaatacaaaaaTTGTTTACAGTTCTACATAAGACATGCACATGGCTGGCTGATAGCAATTATAGATAGAAAGATAGAAAGATAGAAGAGATGAAATATAACAGTGGTGTAATTGTCTCACTATCAAACAAAGTTTAAATGCTTAGTTTAAGGCCAGCACTCAAATGGCAGAGTATGCTCTTTCGTGCTCTCGTACTCCTGTTGGTTTTAACATGCAAAAGAACCAAAGTGAATACTTTCTGGCACTCTTGGATGACCTTTTTATCTTTAATTCTGCAGGTTTACCTACGTAGCTCTTGAATGCACACCAACTTTCAGTGTTCTGGGTTCAAGTTCGGGGTAAAGCATTGGCCAAACATTTGTACTGCTTGAAGATGTGCCTGGTTATTAATTAATGTCTTGGCCATAAAACGAATAATTAAAAAACAGGTGAAGGTTACTTCTGGCTAACAGTTACATATGTGAAATGGTGGAAATGTAACAATTGAGTAATTGTTCAATTCAGGTCCATGTTTTTAAGCGCTGAGTTATTCAATGTGTACTTCATTAACTGATTTAAACTAATAACGCTACTGAAACGTTGACATACCGAATATTTTCCTTCCCACCGTTTGTGGATCATAAAAATATTGGAGAACTGTTTCCCCTTCTGCAGATTTCTGCCAGTCCAACGAAACAATACTTCCtacattcatattttcaatttttattttatttttaaagtgatacTATAACGCAACGAAGTACATAAACAAATGTTATGGAATTCTTATATCTGTCATCTGAGTATGAAATAAACAACGGGTCGTTGGAAATAAACTATTTGTGTCATAGAATTAATTACCACAAAGGTAAAATTTCCCTaaggtttttattaaatttcaaggAGTATAAAAAAGATTAGCATAAAAAAACATTCGAATGGCTAAAATAATAcgaaataaacaacaaatttcaAATGTactataataaaatacaaaaaatttaactttaacagGTAGCGCACACTTtaacaaaattttccaaaatcttACTTCTGATGAACAAAATGCACTATTAATTAATTCTGATGGTCGTGTCTTGCATTAGGCACGAATCAATAGTGAAGCCATACTTACACACCTTTTAACGGGCGTCAGGATGTCAAAATTCCGCATGTAATAAGTTCATACAGTTGTCACGCTGAAAGTCATTTGGCGAGCCGCTGGGACATGATCGCTGGCCGCATTTAGTAATGCCATATGATCGGTATTCAAAACACCATCCACAATCTTAATGTGTTGTATGATCGCAAATGTCAAATGGTTGTAGGCAATACCACCCTATAGAGTTATGTGCTTCTGCGCACGACAGGGTTTGCTGCGCTTCTAGTGTGCAATATGGAGATTCCAAAAAGGTGAAGCTGCTGGGTGTTAGTAGGCGCAGTACAACTCCAGCTACCAGGCGTCGCAACACTGAATCAGAGCCACGCGAAGAAAGCTCCAGTAGGCCAGAAGCTAGGTCAAgagaaatttcaaaacaaaaagatTACTCCGCGGGCTCGCATAAATAGTCCAACGCTTAACATCAAAACGCCCTGTTCGGCATGCTACAATCTTAAGCAAAACAGACTAAATTGTGGAACATTACCAAGGCTAGACAATCCACAGTGATTAAAGTATTAGGTGTACCGAGACACCCAAACCATCCCCGAACCAAACTGCGTGCATAGCTTCGGTCAGGGCTACCAGGGACGTTCACTCCAGTAAAGCGAAAGACCCTCCAGAACAACTAAATGGTAGCCAAGGCCATGCTGCCCTTATGCAACTGTGGTGAAGGGCACTGCCTTGCTGGCCTTCGCGATACCTATCGCCATCACATCACCCCTCCAATTATTTCTCTCGAGACGTGCACTACGGAAGAGGCTACACCCAGACTTCACCCCAGAACCCAGACACACAGGTCAAACTGCTTGATTATGTTTTTGTAATGGCAAGTATggcatttaatataatttaaatataaggtttTTCTATTTACACTTGTTTTGTGCCTTATGGTACGAGGTGCTGCTGTCTTGTTGCTCATGCCATTATCTTCCAACAGACTTTGACAGATTGTGGCTCAGGGGCAGATACACTTTTCTGTAGGAAGCCTTCCAATTGAATACTGACAACTTATTTCTGGTAATAATATTCCACAGAACTCAAAATTTTACTAACTAGTCCCGATGTGATATATGGTGTTATTTTGCGGTGCAGGGTCAATCCGAATGTTATCAATTTCATTTCACCATGTGACTATGTCATAAGGTTAGCAAC
This genomic window from Bacillus rossius redtenbacheri isolate Brsri chromosome 6, Brsri_v3, whole genome shotgun sequence contains:
- the LOC134532822 gene encoding ciliogenesis and planar polarity effector 2-like; protein product: MNVGSIVSLDWQKSAEGETVLQYFYDPQTVGRKIFGILERPSLPHSIEEVSYKVFVTGKSGVSRSATIARLCGAAFKHVGTYTETLGIRKSNVYWPVKIWDKIILFKLHIWDADDSSIKKYSHILPACRQKADANMYVFSFMDKNSFADLPQLIGKITQEGDNPTNIAIGTGYNVTGRMEVSSADVEEFEMKWQMPVLKMDSRWSGERNEVHEVAPTLNIICERLWIRDQEYILKQGLAR